In Streptomyces sp. SN-593, a single genomic region encodes these proteins:
- a CDS encoding NAD(P)/FAD-dependent oxidoreductase, with amino-acid sequence MTTESAVLASTSTPRILVIGGGYVGMYAALRLQRRLKPHEADIVVVEPQPYMTYQPFLPEAAAGSISPRHVVVPLRRVLDRCRIIVGEARSVDTHRRTATVDTLVTPEEGGNALEIPYDHLVLAPGSVSRTLPVPGLAEHGVGFKTVEEAIGLRNHVLEQLDIASSTRDAEVREAALTFVFVGGGYAGVEALAELENMARYAVRYYHNITTDDLRWVLVEASDHILPEVGEALGRYALRELRGRNIDIRLETRLDSCEHRIAVLSDGDRLPTRTLVWTAGVKPAPLLAATGLPLTGRGRLRVDAALRVEGADRVWSAGDAAAVPDLGAAAGAGAGSGAGAESGPGTGSGPGAGPGRGTGPGRGAERPDVLPSGGERPGADEGPECAPNAQHAVRQARVLADNLIADLHGGPLTEYRHVSAGAVASLGLHEGVALVRGRAIKGYPAWLIHRVYHLSRMPTFNRKARILAEWVLSGLFKREIVSLGSLEHPRAEFELAAGSERKPDAP; translated from the coding sequence ATGACGACGGAGTCAGCAGTCCTGGCCAGCACGAGCACGCCGCGCATTCTCGTCATCGGCGGCGGCTATGTCGGGATGTATGCCGCCCTGCGGCTGCAGCGCAGGCTGAAACCCCATGAGGCCGACATCGTGGTCGTCGAACCGCAGCCGTACATGACCTACCAGCCCTTCCTGCCCGAGGCGGCGGCCGGCTCGATCTCCCCGCGGCACGTCGTGGTGCCGCTGCGCCGGGTGCTCGACAGGTGCCGGATCATCGTCGGCGAGGCACGGTCCGTCGACACCCACCGGCGCACCGCCACCGTGGACACCCTGGTCACGCCGGAAGAGGGCGGCAACGCGCTGGAGATCCCGTACGACCACCTGGTCCTCGCTCCCGGCTCGGTCTCGCGCACCCTGCCGGTGCCGGGTCTGGCCGAACACGGCGTCGGGTTCAAGACCGTCGAGGAGGCCATCGGCCTGCGCAACCACGTGCTGGAGCAACTCGACATCGCCTCGTCCACGCGTGACGCCGAAGTCCGCGAGGCCGCGCTGACCTTCGTCTTCGTCGGCGGCGGGTACGCGGGCGTGGAAGCCCTCGCCGAGCTGGAGAACATGGCGCGCTACGCCGTGCGGTACTACCACAACATCACCACCGACGACCTGAGATGGGTGCTGGTCGAGGCGTCCGACCACATCCTGCCCGAGGTCGGCGAGGCCCTCGGCCGGTACGCGCTGCGCGAGCTGCGCGGCCGCAACATCGACATCCGGCTGGAGACCCGGCTCGACTCCTGCGAGCACCGGATCGCGGTGCTCTCCGACGGCGACCGGCTGCCGACCCGGACGCTGGTGTGGACCGCCGGCGTCAAGCCGGCGCCCCTGCTCGCCGCGACCGGGCTACCTCTGACCGGGCGCGGCCGGCTCCGCGTGGACGCCGCCCTGCGGGTGGAGGGCGCCGACCGGGTGTGGTCGGCCGGCGACGCGGCGGCCGTGCCCGACCTGGGTGCCGCGGCCGGGGCGGGCGCCGGAAGCGGGGCAGGCGCCGAAAGCGGACCGGGCACTGGAAGCGGACCGGGCGCCGGACCCGGGCGAGGTACCGGACCCGGGCGAGGCGCCGAGCGGCCCGACGTCCTCCCGTCCGGCGGCGAGCGGCCCGGCGCCGACGAGGGGCCCGAGTGCGCGCCCAACGCCCAGCACGCCGTACGCCAGGCCCGCGTCCTGGCCGACAACCTCATCGCCGACCTGCACGGCGGCCCGCTCACCGAATACCGGCACGTCTCCGCCGGCGCGGTGGCGTCGCTGGGCCTGCACGAAGGCGTCGCGCTGGTGCGCGGCCGCGCCATCAAGGGCTACCCCGCCTGGCTGATCCACCGCGTCTACCACCTCAGCCGGATGCCGACCTTCAACCGCAAGGCCCGCATCCTCGCCGAGTGGGTGCTGTCGGGCCTCTTCAAGCGGGAGATCGTCTCCCTCGGCTCGCTGGAACACCCGCGCGCGGAGTTCGAACTCGCGGCCGGTTCCGAGCGGAAACCGGACGCGCCCTGA
- a CDS encoding ATP-binding SpoIIE family protein phosphatase — translation MNLTRWSARLPGTQRRSAVPAARGKAGDPASAGTGAPGDTGAAGPAPAPAPLTPGDGDGAGPGEGASGGDGGHQDTPGSADITLASEKSVRGVLSRLPALIAVTRGAGHQVRFVNDAYTDLFGPRTTGTPAREALPELDQLGLLPLMDQVHRSGRPRTVKARKVGQGTHTGPGAPTRDGYFTFTCTPVHPGHPDAEQRGVLVFGADVTDQVQSAERLRESERRLHDTAVTLQRSLLPQELEQPDDLCVAATYQPGGTDAAVGGDWYDVITLGAGRTAVVIGDVMGRGVRAAAVMGQLRTAVRAYARLDLPPHEVIQLLDELAAEIDAMQIATCVYAVHDPSEGRLHYASAGHLPILIRDPDGVVHRVEEPTGPPLGTGGWIHSSGTVALGPGCTAVLYTDGLIERRDQDIDEGVDALTRAMAGATGAPQVICDRLLRALGVTSEHDDDVAVLVLQCPDHSGADAELFRNASLDLLGGIEAAPRARAFASGVLASWRFPTELRDLGVLAAGELVANSLKHGIPPMRLRLRRTDRRLIIEVTDGDEHLPRRQRADLADEAGRGISIIATIATGWGSRRTPGGGKAVWCEFALPA, via the coding sequence TTGAACCTTACGCGCTGGAGCGCCCGGCTCCCCGGAACACAGCGACGCAGTGCCGTACCAGCAGCGCGCGGCAAGGCCGGTGATCCCGCTTCCGCCGGTACCGGAGCACCCGGCGACACCGGCGCGGCCGGCCCCGCGCCCGCTCCCGCCCCGCTCACCCCCGGCGACGGCGACGGTGCCGGCCCCGGCGAGGGAGCGAGCGGCGGCGACGGCGGGCACCAGGACACCCCGGGGTCGGCCGACATCACCCTCGCGAGTGAGAAGTCCGTCCGCGGGGTGCTCAGCCGGCTCCCGGCACTCATCGCCGTCACCCGCGGCGCCGGCCACCAGGTCCGCTTCGTCAACGACGCCTACACCGACCTCTTCGGCCCCCGCACCACCGGCACGCCCGCCCGCGAGGCCCTGCCCGAACTCGACCAACTCGGCCTGCTCCCGCTGATGGACCAGGTCCACCGCAGCGGCAGGCCGCGCACCGTCAAAGCCCGCAAGGTCGGCCAGGGCACCCACACCGGGCCGGGCGCACCCACCCGTGACGGCTACTTCACCTTCACCTGCACCCCCGTCCACCCGGGGCACCCCGACGCCGAGCAGCGCGGCGTCCTCGTCTTCGGCGCCGACGTCACCGACCAGGTGCAGTCCGCCGAACGCCTCCGCGAGAGCGAGCGCCGCCTCCACGACACCGCCGTCACCCTCCAGCGCAGCCTCCTGCCGCAGGAACTGGAGCAGCCCGACGACCTCTGCGTCGCCGCCACCTACCAGCCCGGCGGCACCGACGCCGCCGTCGGCGGTGACTGGTACGACGTCATCACCCTCGGCGCCGGCCGCACCGCGGTGGTCATCGGCGACGTGATGGGCCGCGGGGTGCGCGCCGCCGCCGTGATGGGCCAGCTCCGCACCGCCGTCCGCGCCTACGCCCGGCTCGACCTGCCTCCGCACGAGGTGATCCAACTCCTCGACGAGCTGGCCGCCGAGATCGACGCCATGCAGATCGCCACCTGCGTCTACGCCGTCCACGACCCCAGCGAGGGCCGCCTGCACTACGCCAGCGCCGGGCACCTCCCCATCCTCATCCGCGACCCCGACGGCGTCGTGCACCGCGTCGAGGAACCGACCGGGCCGCCGCTGGGCACCGGCGGCTGGATCCACAGCTCCGGCACCGTCGCGCTCGGCCCCGGCTGCACCGCGGTGCTCTACACCGACGGCCTCATCGAACGCCGCGACCAGGACATCGACGAAGGCGTCGACGCCCTCACCCGCGCCATGGCCGGCGCCACCGGCGCGCCCCAGGTGATCTGCGACCGGCTGCTGCGCGCCCTCGGCGTCACCTCCGAGCACGACGACGACGTGGCCGTGCTCGTCCTGCAGTGCCCCGACCACAGCGGCGCCGACGCCGAGCTCTTCCGGAACGCCTCGCTCGACCTGCTCGGAGGCATCGAGGCCGCGCCGCGCGCCCGCGCCTTCGCCTCCGGGGTGCTCGCCTCCTGGCGCTTCCCGACCGAACTGCGCGACCTCGGCGTCCTCGCCGCCGGCGAACTCGTCGCCAACTCGCTGAAGCACGGCATCCCGCCCATGCGGCTACGGCTGCGCCGCACCGACCGGCGCCTGATCATCGAGGTCACCGACGGCGACGAGCACCTGCCGCGCCGCCAGCGCGCCGACCTCGCCGACGAGGCCGGCCGGGGGATCTCGATCATCGCGACCATCGCCACCGGCTGGGGCTCCCGCCGCACCCCGGGCGGCGGCAAAGCCGTCTGGTGCGAGTTCGCGCTGCCCGCCTGA
- a CDS encoding MFS transporter — translation MTTAMGAALRRIQLGNALSAFGNGFTVPFTFVYVSQVRGLGAGVAGAVLATFAVAALFVLPFTGRAIDRRGPVPVAVAGTVLAACGSLGLGLSGSEAGVIAAAGALGAGIAVVQPALATMIVWCSTTATRSRAFAMQFFLNNLGLGVGGLIGGLIVDTAHPSSFIRLFAIEAAMFLVLGAVVSTARVPGAPLLAAADRPGSGSGAGVAGGWRALLRDRAMVMVCVLGFVMFFACYGQFESGLSAFAVEVTHISPATLGAALAANTAVIVLAQFVVLRLVERRRRSRVIAGVGLVWAVAWIAAGVSGLVHGSHTLAVAAIISTYALFGLGEAMLAPTVNPLVADLAPDRMVGQYNSAFALVKQLALALGPAAAGVIAAAGAYDAYIVMLVVCSLGISVTALRMARHLSPVQDSPVPVARVVARSVRPESAEPERIAG, via the coding sequence GTGACCACCGCGATGGGCGCCGCGCTGCGCCGTATCCAACTGGGCAACGCGCTGAGCGCGTTCGGCAACGGCTTCACCGTGCCCTTCACGTTCGTCTATGTGTCGCAGGTGCGGGGGCTGGGCGCCGGTGTCGCGGGCGCGGTGCTGGCGACCTTCGCCGTCGCCGCGCTCTTCGTGCTGCCCTTCACCGGGCGGGCGATCGACCGGCGCGGACCGGTGCCGGTCGCGGTCGCGGGCACCGTGCTGGCCGCGTGCGGCTCGCTCGGTCTCGGGCTGTCCGGGAGCGAGGCGGGCGTCATCGCCGCGGCGGGCGCGCTGGGTGCGGGGATAGCCGTGGTGCAGCCGGCCCTGGCGACGATGATCGTGTGGTGCTCGACCACGGCGACGCGGTCGCGGGCGTTCGCCATGCAGTTCTTCCTGAACAACCTGGGGCTGGGCGTCGGCGGTCTGATCGGCGGCCTGATCGTGGACACCGCGCATCCGTCGTCGTTCATCCGGTTGTTCGCAATCGAGGCGGCGATGTTCCTGGTGCTCGGTGCGGTGGTCTCCACCGCGCGCGTGCCCGGCGCGCCGCTGCTGGCCGCGGCGGACCGGCCCGGGTCCGGATCCGGCGCCGGTGTCGCCGGCGGTTGGCGGGCGCTGCTGCGGGACCGGGCGATGGTGATGGTCTGCGTGCTGGGCTTCGTGATGTTCTTCGCCTGCTACGGACAGTTCGAGTCGGGGCTGTCGGCGTTCGCGGTGGAGGTCACGCACATCTCGCCGGCCACGCTCGGGGCTGCACTTGCAGCCAACACCGCGGTCATCGTGCTCGCCCAGTTCGTGGTGCTGCGGCTGGTGGAGCGCCGGCGGCGCAGCCGGGTGATCGCCGGGGTCGGCCTGGTGTGGGCGGTGGCGTGGATCGCCGCCGGGGTGTCGGGGCTGGTGCACGGAAGCCACACGCTGGCGGTCGCGGCGATCATCTCGACGTACGCCCTGTTCGGGCTCGGTGAGGCGATGCTGGCCCCCACCGTGAATCCGCTGGTGGCCGACCTGGCTCCGGACCGGATGGTGGGGCAGTACAACTCGGCGTTCGCGCTGGTGAAGCAGCTCGCCCTCGCGCTGGGCCCTGCGGCGGCGGGTGTGATCGCGGCAGCCGGGGCGTACGACGCGTACATCGTGATGCTGGTGGTCTGCTCGCTGGGGATATCGGTGACGGCGCTGCGGATGGCGCGGCACCTTTCGCCGGTGCAGGACAGCCCGGTGCCGGTGGCCCGGGTGGTGGCCCGGTCGGTCCGCCCGGAGTCGGCGGAGCCCGAGCGCATAGCGGGCTGA
- a CDS encoding MarR family winged helix-turn-helix transcriptional regulator: MTAAPGSPGTPQELDLDEQIAAYQREFPEVDPQVEKVVTALGRLNRRMNVAYGRQLVDLGISNSEWEVLKALVVVGRPYQLGPGDLAKRLGLTPAAMTHRIDRMVTEGLVTRARDEANRVRVIVELTDEGREKWLQTMRLAAVFEDELLQDLTPIERAALGEILTRLLRRVESSQPDAGGRLEDLD, translated from the coding sequence ATGACCGCAGCCCCGGGTTCCCCGGGAACCCCCCAGGAGCTGGACCTCGACGAGCAGATCGCCGCCTACCAGCGCGAGTTCCCGGAGGTCGACCCGCAGGTCGAGAAGGTCGTGACCGCCCTCGGGCGGCTCAACCGCCGGATGAACGTCGCCTACGGCCGACAGCTCGTCGACCTCGGCATCAGCAACTCCGAGTGGGAGGTCCTCAAGGCCCTCGTCGTCGTCGGCCGGCCCTACCAGTTGGGCCCCGGCGACCTCGCGAAGCGGCTCGGGCTGACGCCGGCCGCCATGACCCACCGCATCGACCGCATGGTCACCGAGGGCCTGGTCACCCGGGCCCGCGACGAGGCCAACCGCGTGCGCGTCATCGTGGAGCTGACCGACGAGGGCCGCGAGAAGTGGCTCCAGACCATGCGGCTGGCCGCCGTCTTCGAGGACGAGCTGCTCCAGGACCTCACCCCGATCGAGCGCGCGGCGCTCGGCGAGATCCTGACCCGGCTGCTGCGACGGGTGGAGTCCTCCCAGCCCGATGCCGGCGGCCGCCTCGAGGACCTGGACTGA